One genomic segment of Mycolicibacterium psychrotolerans includes these proteins:
- a CDS encoding CYTH and CHAD domain-containing protein — MSARSSETSRYTETERKFDVVESAVSPSFDGLTAVSRVERSASQSLDAVYYDTAEHDLARHRITLRRRTGGTDAGWHLKLPAGPDSRTEVRAPLEEGTPVHPQVPDSLRDVVLAIVRERGLAPVARISTARSVQMLYGPDGSAVAEFCDDQVTASAVDGEEQQWREWELELTEGADRDLFKPLTRRLLDAGARPAGHGSKLARVLGSGDGSDSPAALSDPVHRAVAEQVAALIEWDRAVRSDVYDSVHQMRVATRKIRSLLQSSEGAFGISDDHWVLAELRELAGVLGVARDAEVLAERYQSALDGLPESNVRGPVRERLVEGAQKKYQTGWKRSLAAMRSPRYFHLLDALEALVTAEPPPPAPGEERADVTIDSAYKRVRKAAKKARAAAEEQDEHVDEALHRIRKRAKQLRYTAAATGQGKVADRAKSIQTLLGDHQDSVVSRSHLSRQAELAHAAGEDTFTYGLLYQQEHDLALRCEEQVEDALEALHKAVRKA, encoded by the coding sequence ATGTCAGCCCGATCGTCCGAAACGTCCAGGTACACCGAGACCGAGCGCAAGTTCGACGTGGTCGAATCGGCAGTCAGCCCGTCCTTCGACGGACTGACCGCGGTGTCCCGCGTCGAGCGGTCGGCGTCACAGTCACTCGACGCTGTCTACTACGACACAGCCGAGCACGACCTGGCCCGTCATCGGATCACGCTGCGGCGCCGCACCGGCGGCACGGATGCCGGCTGGCACCTGAAACTCCCGGCGGGCCCGGACAGCCGCACCGAGGTGCGCGCCCCACTGGAGGAGGGCACACCGGTTCACCCGCAGGTGCCCGACAGCCTCCGCGACGTCGTGCTCGCGATCGTGCGGGAGCGCGGGCTGGCGCCGGTGGCGCGGATCAGCACGGCGCGCAGCGTCCAGATGCTCTACGGTCCGGACGGCTCGGCGGTGGCCGAGTTCTGCGACGACCAGGTGACGGCCAGCGCTGTCGACGGCGAGGAACAGCAGTGGCGCGAGTGGGAGCTGGAGCTCACCGAGGGCGCCGACCGTGATCTGTTCAAGCCCCTGACCCGACGCCTCCTCGATGCCGGTGCCCGCCCGGCCGGGCACGGCTCGAAGTTGGCGCGCGTGCTCGGATCCGGCGACGGTTCCGACTCTCCGGCAGCGCTGAGCGACCCGGTGCATCGGGCGGTCGCCGAGCAGGTCGCGGCGCTGATCGAGTGGGACCGCGCCGTCAGGTCGGATGTCTACGACTCGGTGCACCAGATGCGGGTGGCCACACGCAAGATCCGCAGCCTGCTGCAGTCCTCCGAGGGGGCGTTCGGGATCTCCGACGATCACTGGGTTCTCGCCGAACTGCGGGAGCTGGCCGGTGTCCTCGGCGTCGCGCGCGACGCGGAGGTGCTGGCCGAGCGGTACCAGAGCGCGCTCGACGGACTGCCGGAATCGAATGTGCGTGGCCCGGTGCGGGAGCGCCTGGTCGAGGGCGCGCAGAAGAAATACCAGACCGGCTGGAAACGGTCGCTGGCGGCGATGCGGTCGCCGCGTTACTTCCACCTCCTCGACGCGCTTGAAGCGCTGGTGACGGCCGAACCGCCGCCTCCGGCCCCGGGCGAGGAGCGGGCCGACGTCACGATCGACTCCGCCTACAAGCGGGTCCGCAAAGCGGCGAAGAAGGCGCGCGCCGCGGCCGAGGAACAGGACGAGCACGTCGACGAGGCGCTGCACCGCATCCGCAAGCGCGCCAAGCAGCTGCGCTACACCGCGGCGGCGACCGGGCAGGGCAAGGTTGCCGACCGCGCCAAGTCCATCCAGACCTTGCTGGGCGATCACCAGGACAGCGTGGTGAGCCGGAGTCATCTGAGCCGGCAGGCCGAGCTGGCGCACGCCGCCGGCGAGGACACGTTCACCTACGGGCTGCTCTATCAGCAGGAGCACGACCTCGCGCTGCGCTGCGAAGAGCAGGTCGAGGATGCGCTCGAGGCGCTGCACAAGGCCGTGCGCAAGGCGTGA
- a CDS encoding fatty acyl-AMP ligase produces MSPELRLHDYLDAEGNIEIPAGVTLTSFLDRHAEQLGDAPAYRYLDFDHDRTVELTWSAFRARLRAVGTRLQQVTHPGDRIAIVAPQGVDYVVGFFAAIQAGAIAVPLFAPELPGHTDRLHAVLGDARPTVVLTTTAAAEPVREFLRTIPRPQRPRIIAVDAVPDAIGRDFVPAPVATDDIAYLQYTSGSTRTPAGVEITHRGACTNVVQMIESVGLDWDTRSVSWLPLFHDMGLLMIMFPALLGVHITLMSPVAFVRRPYRWIRELGASDRPTFAAAPNFAFDLAAQRGLPPAGDALDLSNVAGLINGSEPVSMASIETFTSAFAPYGLNPAAIKPSYGMAEATLFVSTTEPGSSPAAVHMDREALSRGQVVRVAPDDPNAVVGVSCGHVARSQWAVIVDTQTECEVPDGRIGEIWLHGDNIGRGYWGRTDETELTFRNKLQSRLVQASHAEGAAESALWLRTGDLGVYLDGQLYITGRVKDLVIVDGRNHYPQDIEATVSEASAAVRSGFVAAFSVPGVGREEVVIVAERAPGAGRAEAAPIAEAIRAAVSRRHAIPLADVKLVAAGAIPRTTSGKLARSACRARYLEGGI; encoded by the coding sequence ATGAGTCCAGAACTGCGGCTCCACGACTATCTCGACGCCGAAGGCAATATCGAGATCCCGGCCGGAGTCACGCTGACGTCGTTCCTCGATCGACATGCCGAACAGTTGGGCGACGCCCCTGCCTACCGGTATCTCGACTTCGACCATGACCGCACGGTCGAGTTGACGTGGTCGGCGTTCCGCGCCCGTCTACGGGCGGTGGGGACGCGGCTCCAACAGGTCACCCACCCCGGCGACCGGATCGCGATCGTCGCCCCCCAGGGCGTCGACTACGTCGTCGGCTTCTTCGCCGCGATCCAGGCCGGAGCCATCGCGGTGCCCCTGTTCGCCCCGGAACTTCCCGGTCACACCGACCGGCTGCACGCGGTGCTCGGCGACGCCCGGCCCACCGTGGTGCTGACCACCACCGCCGCGGCGGAGCCGGTCCGGGAGTTCCTGCGCACGATCCCTCGTCCGCAGCGGCCCCGGATCATCGCCGTCGACGCCGTCCCCGACGCGATCGGCCGCGACTTCGTGCCCGCGCCGGTGGCAACCGACGACATCGCCTACCTGCAGTACACCTCGGGGTCGACACGGACCCCGGCCGGTGTCGAGATCACCCACCGCGGCGCCTGCACCAACGTCGTGCAGATGATCGAGTCGGTGGGGCTGGACTGGGACACCCGCAGCGTGAGCTGGCTGCCGCTGTTCCACGACATGGGTCTGCTGATGATCATGTTCCCGGCGCTGCTCGGCGTGCACATCACGCTGATGTCGCCCGTGGCGTTCGTGCGCCGGCCCTACCGATGGATCCGCGAACTGGGCGCGTCCGACAGGCCGACGTTCGCGGCCGCGCCGAACTTCGCCTTCGACCTCGCCGCCCAGCGTGGCCTGCCGCCCGCCGGCGACGCGCTGGACCTGAGCAACGTGGCCGGTCTGATCAACGGTTCCGAACCGGTCAGCATGGCCTCGATCGAGACGTTCACCTCAGCGTTCGCGCCGTACGGCCTGAATCCTGCGGCGATCAAGCCGTCCTACGGCATGGCCGAGGCGACGTTGTTTGTCTCCACCACCGAACCCGGCTCGTCGCCGGCCGCTGTGCACATGGATCGCGAGGCGCTGAGCCGCGGACAGGTCGTGCGCGTGGCCCCCGACGACCCGAACGCCGTGGTCGGCGTCTCCTGCGGGCACGTCGCCCGCAGCCAGTGGGCGGTGATCGTCGACACGCAGACCGAATGCGAGGTGCCCGACGGCCGCATCGGCGAGATCTGGCTGCACGGCGACAACATCGGCCGCGGCTACTGGGGCCGCACCGACGAGACCGAGTTGACCTTCCGCAACAAGCTGCAGTCGCGGCTGGTGCAGGCCAGTCACGCCGAGGGCGCCGCCGAAAGTGCCCTGTGGCTGCGCACCGGCGACCTCGGCGTCTACCTCGACGGGCAGCTTTACATCACCGGCCGCGTGAAGGACCTGGTGATCGTCGACGGCCGCAATCACTACCCGCAGGACATCGAGGCCACCGTGTCGGAGGCGTCGGCAGCGGTGCGGTCGGGGTTCGTCGCCGCCTTCTCCGTGCCCGGCGTCGGTCGCGAAGAGGTGGTGATCGTCGCCGAGCGCGCGCCAGGTGCCGGTCGTGCCGAGGCGGCGCCCATCGCCGAGGCCATCCGCGCAGCGGTGTCGCGGCGCCACGCCATTCCGTTAGCGGACGTGAAACTCGTTGCCGCAGGCGCTATTCCGCGGACAACCAGCGGCAAGCTGGCGCGCAGCGCCTGCCGGGCGCGCTATCTTGAGGGCGGCATCTGA